A genomic stretch from Sulfobacillus thermosulfidooxidans includes:
- a CDS encoding ABC transporter ATP-binding protein gives MVSNAIEAVALKKIYRTRTAVHNVSLIVRPGEIFGFLGPNGAGKSTVVKMLLGLVSPTAGTARLLGHSYRDVQIRQKIGYLPELFRYPPWLTVSEILTEHQQLSGLPRDSQRIEEILDQVGLKGRYRSRVKSLSKGLQQRLGLAIALIGDPQLLFLDEPTSALDPLGRHDMAELFKACRQQGRTIFLNSHLLSDMENLCDRVALIDRGEILYMGSLTAALDNQHGGYRIYVEDLSTQCLDALHTQGLTLTWVGPYWHFPHSRSDLPRLHQILHQYGTLVYEVEEEKRSLEQWFRERLHHA, from the coding sequence ATGGTTTCCAACGCCATAGAAGCTGTAGCCTTAAAAAAGATATACCGCACACGCACCGCAGTCCACAATGTCAGTCTCATTGTCCGGCCAGGAGAAATCTTCGGATTTTTAGGGCCCAATGGTGCGGGCAAAAGCACGGTCGTCAAAATGCTATTAGGGTTGGTTTCTCCCACGGCGGGCACTGCCCGTCTTTTGGGCCATTCTTACCGGGATGTGCAGATTCGCCAAAAGATTGGATACTTACCTGAACTCTTCCGATATCCTCCTTGGTTAACGGTCTCTGAGATCTTGACGGAACATCAGCAACTGTCCGGCTTACCCCGTGATTCCCAACGAATCGAAGAGATCTTGGATCAGGTTGGTCTCAAGGGACGTTACAGAAGCCGGGTCAAATCCCTGAGCAAAGGATTACAACAACGTCTTGGCCTTGCTATCGCCTTGATCGGGGATCCCCAATTGCTTTTTCTCGATGAACCTACGTCGGCATTGGATCCCTTAGGGCGTCACGATATGGCTGAACTGTTTAAAGCCTGTCGTCAACAAGGACGTACAATTTTTCTTAACAGTCACTTGCTCAGTGATATGGAAAATTTGTGTGACCGTGTGGCCTTAATAGACCGGGGGGAGATTCTCTATATGGGCTCTTTGACCGCGGCCTTAGACAATCAGCATGGTGGTTACCGCATCTATGTTGAAGATTTATCAACACAATGTTTAGACGCACTGCACACTCAGGGGCTAACTTTAACATGGGTTGGACCATATTGGCATTTCCCGCATTCCCGCAGCGATTTGCCGCGTCTTCATCAAATTCTTCATCAGTATGGCACGTTAGTCTATGAGGTGGAAGAGGAAAAAAGGAGCCTGGAACAATGGTTTCGAGAACGACTACACCATGCATAA
- a CDS encoding sigma-70 family RNA polymerase sigma factor, with product MTLKRKMPRHMPDVDCLYAEQFDKLVRYAQFLLGNNRHSAEDVVQEAFTRLIHQPLKDYRNTPAWLRTVVTHLCFDRLREINKHQEHSQILDAASPSAEDLSLQELDRQLLKKALTQLSSRDQEILWLRHNGYRYKEIAQKMGIDSAQVGMVLLRALKKLRQAYYTEQEGAHEQLSARPAVARVPRPRNN from the coding sequence ATGACCCTAAAGCGAAAAATGCCCCGTCATATGCCAGACGTAGACTGTTTATACGCCGAGCAATTCGACAAACTGGTTCGCTATGCCCAATTCCTATTAGGGAATAATCGTCATAGTGCAGAAGATGTCGTACAAGAAGCGTTTACGCGCTTAATTCATCAACCTTTAAAAGACTATCGAAATACTCCCGCTTGGCTCCGGACCGTCGTGACCCATTTGTGTTTTGACCGGCTGCGAGAAATAAATAAACACCAAGAGCATTCGCAAATTTTGGACGCGGCTAGTCCTTCTGCCGAAGATTTATCTCTTCAGGAATTGGATCGGCAGCTCCTTAAAAAAGCTTTGACCCAGTTATCCTCCCGGGATCAAGAAATTTTATGGCTCAGACACAATGGATACCGATATAAAGAGATTGCCCAAAAAATGGGCATTGATTCTGCCCAGGTCGGCATGGTGTTGTTACGCGCGTTAAAAAAATTGCGACAAGCCTATTACACAGAACAGGAGGGTGCGCATGAACAGTTGTCCGCTCGACCAGCAGTGGCTCGAGTTCCTCGACCACGAAACAACTGA